The following coding sequences lie in one Streptomyces sp. NBC_00510 genomic window:
- the selA gene encoding L-seryl-tRNA(Sec) selenium transferase, protein MDRDQTSTAPSPPADARRRVPRTDTLLADPRLAAAAERLGRTVVKEVVAGVQERVRSGEVPVDELAERAVAALPATAAGLRPVLNATGVLLHTNLGRAPLSGAARDAVLAASGTTDVELDLATGARSRRGRSALEALLRQVPAAEAAHVVNNGAAALVLAATALAQGREIVVSRGELVEIGDGFRLPDLLVSTGARLREVGTTNRSAPEDYAAAVGPDTGFILKVHPSNFRITGFTRDVPVADLARLGVPVVADIGSGLLVPDPVLPDEPDATSRLRAGASLVTASGDKLLGGPQCGLVLGRADLVRRLARHPLARALRVDKLTLAALEATVRGPATPTRTALHADPARLRDRAGRLAARLRADGFDSHACDTLAVVGGGGAPGVTLPSAAVSLPAAYAVLLRRADPAVMARVEEGRCLLDLRAVPEEADEELAVAVRRAGILPGTGG, encoded by the coding sequence ATGGACCGCGACCAGACCTCCACCGCTCCCTCCCCGCCCGCCGACGCGCGCCGCCGGGTGCCGCGCACGGACACGCTGCTCGCCGATCCCCGGCTCGCCGCGGCCGCGGAGCGGCTCGGGCGGACCGTGGTCAAGGAGGTGGTGGCCGGGGTCCAGGAGCGGGTGCGGTCCGGGGAGGTCCCCGTCGACGAACTCGCCGAGCGGGCCGTCGCGGCGCTCCCGGCGACCGCCGCCGGGCTGCGTCCGGTGCTCAACGCCACCGGCGTGCTGCTGCACACGAACCTCGGTCGTGCCCCGCTGTCGGGGGCGGCCCGCGACGCGGTGCTGGCCGCCTCCGGGACGACGGACGTGGAGCTGGACCTCGCCACCGGCGCGCGCTCCCGCAGGGGGCGTTCGGCACTGGAGGCGCTGCTGCGGCAGGTGCCCGCCGCCGAGGCGGCCCATGTGGTCAACAACGGCGCCGCGGCGCTGGTGCTGGCGGCCACGGCCCTCGCGCAGGGCCGGGAGATCGTCGTCAGCCGCGGTGAGCTGGTGGAGATCGGGGACGGCTTCCGGCTGCCCGACCTGCTGGTCTCCACCGGCGCCCGGCTGCGCGAGGTGGGGACGACCAATCGGTCCGCGCCGGAGGACTACGCCGCGGCCGTGGGGCCGGACACCGGGTTCATCCTGAAGGTGCACCCCTCCAACTTCCGCATCACCGGCTTCACCCGGGACGTGCCCGTCGCGGACCTGGCGCGGCTCGGCGTGCCCGTGGTGGCCGACATCGGTTCCGGCCTGCTGGTCCCCGACCCGGTGCTGCCGGACGAACCCGACGCGACGAGCCGGCTGCGCGCGGGGGCGTCCCTGGTCACCGCCAGCGGCGACAAGCTGCTGGGCGGACCGCAGTGCGGCCTCGTGCTGGGCCGCGCCGACCTGGTGCGCAGGCTGGCCCGCCACCCGCTGGCCCGTGCGCTGCGTGTGGACAAGCTGACCCTGGCGGCCCTGGAGGCGACCGTCCGCGGCCCCGCCACCCCGACCCGGACGGCGCTGCACGCCGACCCCGCACGGCTGCGGGACCGCGCCGGACGTCTCGCCGCCAGGCTGCGCGCCGACGGGTTCGACAGCCACGCGTGCGACACGCTGGCGGTCGTCGGCGGTGGCGGTGCCCCCGGCGTCACCCTGCCGAGCGCCGCCGTGTCGCTGCCCGCCGCGTACGCGGTCCTGCTGCGACGGGCCGATCCCGCCGTGATGGCCCGTGTGGAGGAGGGCCGGTGCCTGCTCGATCTGCGGGCGGTGCCGGAGGAGGCGGACGAGGAACTGGCGGTGGCCGTGCGCCGGGCCGGCATCCTGCCGGGGACGGGGGGCTGA